The Tindallia californiensis genome segment TGTCCATCTTGCATAGCACTAGAAGCTTCTGTATATCCTAAATGTTCTACATGAACATCATCAAGGCTAAGTCCCGCTACTTCTTCTAAAATAATATTGGAACTGTATTCAGTACCTGATCCAGCACTGCCAACATTAAAACTATTCCCCGCAATATCCGAAAGCGTTTCAATACCAGATGATTCGGTTACAACAAACTGGGTTACATCTGGCCAAAGAGCTGTTACAAACCTTACACCCTCAAATTGATTGTCTTGAAATCTTTGTTGGCCTTCATAGGCAAAAAGCGTTAGATTTGCCATGGCAATCCCGAGATGTGCTTCTCCATCCTTTAACATATTCAGATTTTCTACTGATCCTCCAGAAGATTGAGCAGAAGCATTTACGCCAAGATGTCCTAATTCCTCATTCCATAGAGTTGCTAAAATCGTTCCAACAGGGTAGTAGGTTCCTCCGGTACCACCGGTAACAATGGTGACAAATTGTCTTTCCGGTCGGCTTTCTCCTCCCTCTCCTTCTGCTTGCTCGTTTCCACCACAAGCCGTGAAAGATCCTAGCATTAGCATTGCTACTAGTATGCATATTGTTCTTTTTCTCCAGTTCATTTTCTTCTCCCCTTTTCTTTTTTATACCTGTTACGTTCTAACTATGTATTTACAATGCAAATACTCTGCCAAAAAAATGTCATAAATCAAATTTTATCGATCTTATCCTCCAGACCCTTCTAAAACATGCGTTTTTTTCTAATATTCCATCAATTATTCTGTCTCTTCCTTATAAGTCGATCGATCAAAAAACCCTGCAAATTTTGCCTTTTGCAAAATTTGCAGGGTTTTTCTATTGGAATTAGACGCAAATTTCTGCCATTAACAACTCAATATTCGCCGTTGCATCCATTTTCCCACTCTTTAAATGCCGATCCAACTGATTAAACGAATTCAGTAGGACTATCAGTTTTTTCTCTTCAAAGTTAGCGCTGTGTTTTAAGCTATTCTGAATCGAAAAAGGGTGTTGTTTTAATTTTGTTGCTATCTTTGATGCCGGATAGCCTTGTTGATCCATTTCTTTTACTCGAAGCATTATCTTAAATTGATTCCTCAAAAAAGCAATAATTTTCATAGCTGGTTCTCCATCTGCCAGCAGTTTTTGAAAACGTATTTGTGTTTCATCAGCTTTTCGTTTGCTTAAACTGTCAATAAGTAAAAACACATCGTTTTGAAATGAATAAATAGAACACTTTCTAACAATCTCTTCCGTAATTTCCGTTTTATTTCCAATTAGAGCCGTCAGTTTTTCTATCTCGTTACTGATGTCAAATAAAGACTGATTAGCATTTTTATTTAGATAGTCAAAGCTTTTTATCAGTTCAATAATAGCCTTGTCTGCTATTTTTTTGTTTCTTTTTTCACACTCTGCTTTTATCCATTTTTTCAGTTCATTTTCTTTAAGCCGCTTGAACTCCACATTTTTACCTATTTTCTTAAGAAGCTTTGTCAGGTTTTTTCTTCCATCTGGTTTTGATTCACAGTACACTACCAAGCAAGTAGTTTCTGATGGGTTTTGCAGATACTGTTTTATTTTATCTTCTTCTCGTTTATCCAAGGATCCTCCTTTTGATTCTAGAAACCAAGGATTTTTTACGATTACTATTTTCTTTTCTGCCATAACAGGCAATGTTTCACAGCTTTCCAATAAGGATTCTATCCTAAAATCTTTCCCTTCAAACTTTGTCAGATTAAAATCCCCCATGGTTCCCGGAGCAATTTTTAGAATTAAAGCCTCGACAAATCGTTGCATCAACAAGATTTCTTCACCTGTAATAAAGTATACAGCTTCTATCTCGTTTATCGCCTTATTTTTCAATAGTTTAAGTTCCGACATATGATTTACTCCTTTTTCTATCCTCTGTTTACTGTAAATCCTAGCACTTTTTCAAAATGTTCCAAAGCCATATGGTGAGCTGCGTGGTTAAAACTGGCAACCGCTTTTTCATCTATTACCACTTCAAAACCTTTATGATAAGCATCTATCGCCGTATGAAGAATACAAATATCCGTACAGACGCCCGCTAATTCAATTTTATTAACGCCTTCTTGTCTTAGGAGTAACTCCAACACCGTACCACAAAAGGCTGAATAGCGCCTCTTATCCATTCTATGGATAAAGGATGGTTTCTTCGTTTCCATCTGTGTAATCAAATTTTCAATATTTCCATAGAGCCTTCTGCCTTCAGAACCTTTTAAGTTGTGGGGAGGAAAAAGCTTATGCTCCGGATGATTTTTATCATGTATTTCATGAAAATCATTAACAGTAATGATAAAGGCATTGGTTGAAAAATAAGACTCTATCTTTTCGGCAATTGATTTTTCTAAAGCT includes the following:
- a CDS encoding TAXI family TRAP transporter solute-binding subunit — its product is MNWRKRTICILVAMLMLGSFTACGGNEQAEGEGGESRPERQFVTIVTGGTGGTYYPVGTILATLWNEELGHLGVNASAQSSGGSVENLNMLKDGEAHLGIAMANLTLFAYEGQQRFQDNQFEGVRFVTALWPDVTQFVVTESSGIETLSDIAGNSFNVGSAGSGTEYSSNIILEEVAGLSLDDVHVEHLGYTEASSAMQDGQLDGMNAEGGIPTSAVSEIFASRTAVRMLEFSDEDYQTLHAVAPYYGQFTVPGGMYTGLDEDVQTVGVKSALIASEDLDADLVYEMLVAMYDHLEEIQEAHEALRSVTLEESVKGLAPVPFHDGAIRFYEERGIEIPEDMRP
- the holA gene encoding DNA polymerase III subunit delta, which produces MSELKLLKNKAINEIEAVYFITGEEILLMQRFVEALILKIAPGTMGDFNLTKFEGKDFRIESLLESCETLPVMAEKKIVIVKNPWFLESKGGSLDKREEDKIKQYLQNPSETTCLVVYCESKPDGRKNLTKLLKKIGKNVEFKRLKENELKKWIKAECEKRNKKIADKAIIELIKSFDYLNKNANQSLFDISNEIEKLTALIGNKTEITEEIVRKCSIYSFQNDVFLLIDSLSKRKADETQIRFQKLLADGEPAMKIIAFLRNQFKIMLRVKEMDQQGYPASKIATKLKQHPFSIQNSLKHSANFEEKKLIVLLNSFNQLDRHLKSGKMDATANIELLMAEICV
- a CDS encoding cysteine hydrolase family protein, with the translated sequence MSNEKRYEEKKAFILIDYTDDFVADEGKLSVGKPAQALEKSIAEKIESYFSTNAFIITVNDFHEIHDKNHPEHKLFPPHNLKGSEGRRLYGNIENLITQMETKKPSFIHRMDKRRYSAFCGTVLELLLRQEGVNKIELAGVCTDICILHTAIDAYHKGFEVVIDEKAVASFNHAAHHMALEHFEKVLGFTVNRG